The following coding sequences are from one Bos taurus isolate L1 Dominette 01449 registration number 42190680 breed Hereford chromosome 26, ARS-UCD2.0, whole genome shotgun sequence window:
- the LOC112444495 gene encoding steroid 17-alpha-hydroxylase/17,20 lyase: MWLLLAVFLLTLAYLFWPKTKHSGAKYPRSLPSLPLVGSLPFLPRRGQQHKNFFKLQEKYGPIYSFRLGSKTTVMIGHHQLAREVLLKKGKEFSGRPKVATLDILSDNQKGIAFADHGAHWQLHRKLALNAFALFKDGNLKLEKIINQEANVLCDFLATQHGEAIDLSEPLSLAVTNIISFICFNFSFKNEDPALKAIQNVNDGILEVLSKEVLLDIFPVLKIFPSKAMEKMKGCVQTRNELLNEILEKCQENFSSDSITNLLHILIQAKVNADNNNAGPDQDSKLLSNRHMLATIGDIFGAGVETTTSVIKWIVAYLLHHPSLKKRIQDDIDQIIGFNRTPTISDRNRLVLLEATIREVLRIRPVAPTLIPHKAVIDSSIGDLTIDKGTDVVVNLWALHHSEKEWQHPDLFMPERFLDPTGTQLISPSLSYLPFGAGPRSCVGEMLARQELFLFMSRLLQRFNLEIPDDGKLPSLEGHASLVLQIKPFKVKIEVRQAWKEAQAEGSTP; the protein is encoded by the exons ATGTGGCTGCTCCTGGCTGTCTTTCTGCTCACCCTCGCCTATTTATTTTGGCCCAAGACCAAGCACTCTGGTGCCAAGTACCCCAGGAGCCTCCCATCCCTGCCCCTGGTGGGCAGCCTGCCGTTCCTCCCCAGACGTGGCCAGCAGCACAAGAACTTCTTCAAGCTGCAGGAAAAATATGGCCCCATCTATTCCTTTCGTTTGGGTTCCAAGACGACTGTGATGATTGGACACCACCAGTTGGCCAGGGAGGTGCTTCTCAAGAAGGGCAAGGAATTCTCTGGGCGTCCCAAAGTG GCCACTCTAGACATCCTGTCAGACAACCAAAAGGGCATTGCCTTTGCCGACCATGGTGCCCACTGGCAGCTGCATCGGAAGCTGGCACTGAATGCCTTTGCCCTGTTCAAGGATGGCAACCTGAAGTTAGAGAAGATCA ttAATCAGGAAGCCAATGTGCTCTGTGATTTCCTGGCCACCCAGCATGGAGAGGCCATAGATCTGTCCGAGCCTCTCTCTCTGGCGGTGACCAACATAATCAGCTTTATCTGCTTCAACTTCTCCTTCAAGAATGAGGATCCTGCCCTGAAGGCCATACAAAATGTCAATGATGGCATCCTGGAGGTTCTGAGCAAGGAAGTTCTGTTAGACATATTCCCTGTGCTGAAG ATTTTCCCCAGCAAAGCCATGGAAAAGATGAAGGGTTGTGTTCAAACGCGAAATGAATTGCTGAATGAAATCCTTGAAAAATGTCAG GAGAACTTCAGCAGTGATTCCATCACTAACTTGCTGCACATACTGATCCAAGCCAAGGTGAATGCAGACAATAACAATGCTGGCCCAGACCAGGATTCAAAGCTGCTTTCAAATAGACACATGCTTGCTACCATAGGGGACATCTTCGGGGCTGGTGTAGAGACCACCACGTCTGTGATAAAGTGGATCGTGGCCTACCTGCTACACCATCCTTCA TTGAAGAAGAGGATCCAGGATGACATTGACCAGATTATAGGTTTCAATCGCACCCCAACCATCAGTGACCGGAACCGCCTTGTCCTGCTGGAGGCGACCATCAGAGAAGTACTCCGAATCCGGCCTGTGGCCCCTACGCTGATCCCCCACAAGGCTGTCATTGACTCCAG CATTGGCGACCTTACCATTGACAAAGGCACAGACGTTGTGGTCAACCTGTGGGCACTGCATCACAGTGAGAAGGAGTGGCAGCATCCCGACCTGTTCATGCCCG AGCGCTTCTTGGACCCCACAGGGACGCAACTCATCTCGCCATCATTAAGCTACTTGCCCTTTGGAGCAGGACCCCGCTCCTGCGTAGGTGAGATGCTAGCCCGCCAGGAGCTCTTCCTCTTCATGTCCCGGCTGCTGCAGAGGTTCAACCTGGAGATCCCGGATGATGGGAAGCTACCCTCTCTGGAGGGCCATGCCAGTCTCGTCTTGCAGATCAAACCTTTCAAGGTGAAGATCGAGGTGCGCCAGGCCTGGAAGGAAGCCCAGGCTGAGGGTAGCACCCCATGA